One part of the Pelecanus crispus isolate bPelCri1 chromosome 20, bPelCri1.pri, whole genome shotgun sequence genome encodes these proteins:
- the CBARP gene encoding voltage-dependent calcium channel beta subunit-associated regulatory protein → MSDEPTPWDNATETTTAVPGEVSPQDGYVLLLALLSIFIGGTLVLLSSILIICRRCCEADRRHSRASDDPEKTNTTYLDDSQPAQDITIKVEDPDCLSSSSYRDVEGERFLSSSSSTARRVSFNEAALFDQGKKTQEKGRRYTLTEGDFHHLKNARLTHLHLPPPALKIVTIHECESSENSLAMTPRLPPPKPGLAIFQPPVGALPQPALPSHAVCPSSALPGDTYNSTVDTSFTEASPSASSDSGEGPSFAAAPRSGKAAGTGSASPGEPPPAPAQGTVLQFFTRLRRHASLDGASPYFRIKKWKLESTQRASSLDTRGSPKRRQFQRQRAASESMDQEDRDPHQTDIIQYIARTDDVAFHPAGGPFLPSPASPPPSLGRLEPGEGGAGSPGEAGVPEQPSAYHDIWSLRASLELYASSERSNDQDSVRSDGGDSVSSAGGMPPCPSSSLDEAEGPEEKLWGRPKPDESEPGTRKLLQMDSGYASIEAPSRGGEEGPPKDQTASEKRICFTSAGRKGTIFESFEGREPEEEEEEEEEEEEEEEEEGSTARGAAGGGPPHPHSPLAWSPYGQMFPGRDALPRRDYSIDEKTDALFNAFVRHDPQFDESPLRGKHRSRTHLRKQWQHAKQYSDPGVRYPALERHRTPLRRGDSANYPLDARFHSPLPRIVSAGDEEAAEAADGVPPTPALPDPEIQVIVEEPGEVVPEPKAGSEPPGDDCPGPGRCLGLGSGSELMDKIAGGLEERLYGHLRKAGESTERTVAVAASDAPPDHSPV, encoded by the exons ATGAGCGATGAGCCGACCCCCTGGGACAACGCGACGGAGACCACCACG GCGGTGCCCGGCGAGGTGTCCCCCCAGGATGGCTATGTGCTGCTCCTCGCCCTGCTCTCCATCTTCATCGGGGGCACTCTGGTCCTGCTCTCCAGCATCCTGATCATCTGCCGCCGGTGCTGCGAGGCTGACCGCCGGCACTCCAG AGCCAGCGATGACCCcgaaaaaaccaacaccacctACCTGGACGACTCGCAGCCGGCCCAGG ATATCACCATCAAAGTGGAGGACCCCGACTGCCTGTCGTCCTCCAGCTACCGGGATGTGGAGGGCGAGCGGTTCctgtcctccagctcctccaccgCCCGCCGCGTCTCCTTCAACGAGGCCGCGCTCTTCGACCAGGGCAAGAAGACccaggagaaggggaggag GTACACGCTGACGGAGGGGGACTTCCACCACCTGAAGAACGCCCGCCTGACCCACCTGCacctcccgccgcccgccctcaAGATCGTCACCATCCACGAGTGCGAGTCCAGCGAGAACAGCCTGGCCATgaccccccgcctgcccccgcccAAGCCCGGCCTCGCCATCTTCCAG CCCCCCGTGGGGGCCCTGCCCCAGCCGGCGCTCCCCAGCCATGCCGtgtgccccagctctgccctgcccggggACACCTACAACTCCACCGTGGACACCAGCTTCACCGAGGCCAGCCCGTCCGCCTCCTCTGACTCCGGGGAGGGCCCCTCG TTCGCAGCGGCACCCAGGAGCGGGAAGGCGGCTGGGACGGGcagtgccagccctggggaaccccccccagcccccgcgcAGGGCACGGTCCTGCAGTTCTTCACCCGCCTGCGCCGGCATGCCAGCCTGGACGGGGCCAGCCCCTACTTTAGGATCAAGAAGTGGAAGCTGGAGAGCACCCAGCGGGCGTCCAGCCTGGACACGAGAG ggtcccccaaGAGGCGGCAGTTCCAGCGGCAGCGGGCGGCCAGCGAGAGCATGGACCAAGAGGACCGGGACCCTCACCAGACCGACATCATCCAGTACATCGCCCGCACGGATGATGTGGCCTTCCACCCCGCTGGCGGccccttcctgccctcccccgccagccccccacCCTCTCTCGGCAG GCTAGAGCCGGGCGAGGGGGGTGCGGGCAGCCCCGGTGAGGCCGGCGTCCCGGAGCAGCCCAGCGCCTACCACGATATCTGGAGCCTGCGCGCCTCGCTGGAGCTGTACGCTTCCTCTGAGCGGAGCAACGACCAGGACTCCGTGCGCAGCGATGGCGGGGACAGCGTCTCCTCTGCCGGCGGCatgcccccctgcccctcctcctccctggacGAGGCCGAAGGCCCCGAGGAGAAGCTCTGGGGTCGGCCCAAACCGGACGAGTCAGAGCCCGGCACGCGCAAGCTGCTGCAGATGGACAGCGGCTACGCCTCCATCGAGGCGCCCAGCCGGGGGGGCGAGGAGGGGCCCCCCAAGGACCAGACGGCCTCCGAGAAGCGCATTTGCTTCACCAGCGCGGGGCGGAAAGGCACCATCTTCGAGAGCTTCGAGGGCCGGGAgccggaggaggaagaggaggaggaagaagaagaagaggaggaagaggaggaggaggggagcacGGCCCGGGGCGCAGCGGGTGGGggacccccccatccccacagccccctggcCTGGTCCCCGTACGGGCAGATGTTCCCGGGGCGGGACGCGCTGCCCCGACGGGACTACAGCATCGACGAGAAGACGGACGCCCTGTTCAACGCCTTTGTGCGCCACGACCCCCAGTTCGACGAGTCCCCGCTGCGGGGCAAGCACCGCTCCCGTACCCACCTGCGCAAGCAGTGGCAGCACGCCAAGCAGTACAGCGACCCCGGCGTGCGCTACCCGGCGCTGGAGCGGCACCGCACGCCCCTGCGCCGCGGGGACAGCGCCAACTACCCCCTGGACGCCCGCTtccacagccccctgccccgcaTCGTCAGCGCCGGCGACGAggaggcggcggaggcggccgATGGGGTCCCCCCTACCCCAGCGCTGCCCGACCCTGAGATCCAGGTGATCGTGGAGGAGCCCGGAGAGGTGGTCCCCGAGCCCAAGGCTGGCTCCGAGCCCCCCGGGGACGACTGCCCTGGCCCCGGgaggtgcctggggctgggctccGGCTCGGAGCTGATGGACAAGATCGCCGGTGGCCTCGAGGAGCGGCTCTACGGGCACTTGAGGAAAGCGGGAGAGAGCACCGAGCGCACGGTGGCCGTGGCGGCCAGCGATGCCCCCCCCGACCACAGCCCTGTCTAG